In Nitrospirae bacterium CG2_30_53_67, a genomic segment contains:
- a CDS encoding cysteine--tRNA ligase produces the protein MLRVFNTLGDTKEEFVPIRPGKVGMYACGVTVYDHSHIGHARGAVVFDMIRRYLTFKGWKVTYVRNFTDVDDKIINRAREQGVSWEEIAERYILEYQKDMEALGVERADLEPKATDHIKEIVDLTRRLMEKGYAYESGGDVLFSVDRFEGYGKLSGRKLEDLLAGARVEVDEKKKNPLDFVLWKASKPGEPTWESPWGPGRPGWHIECSAMNLALLGETIDIHGGGKDLIFPHHENEIAQSEAATGRPFVHYWLHNGFVNINQEKMSKSLGNFFTIKEVLARFTPEAVRFFLLSTHYRSPIDFSDQNLEDAERARRRVYHLLYEVERRMGREAKPIASDQAEGYPSVAAQVHKMIPRFEEAMDDDFNTARAIGSIFEAVRTLNGFLNDIGLDRDQAVVSILKSFQDHIKVIGSVLGLFQERPEQVLKGTEDRPAQDLEEIRKKIALRSEARKRKDWAEADRIRKELADQGVILKDLPDGSMDWEWNR, from the coding sequence ATGCTTCGTGTCTTTAACACCTTGGGCGACACCAAGGAGGAATTTGTCCCGATCCGTCCGGGGAAAGTGGGGATGTATGCCTGCGGGGTGACGGTTTACGATCACAGCCATATCGGACATGCCCGAGGGGCGGTGGTCTTCGATATGATCCGCCGCTACCTGACCTTCAAAGGGTGGAAGGTGACGTATGTCCGGAATTTTACGGACGTGGACGACAAGATCATCAACCGGGCCAGGGAACAGGGGGTATCTTGGGAGGAGATCGCCGAGCGTTATATCCTGGAATATCAGAAGGATATGGAAGCCCTGGGCGTGGAGCGGGCGGATCTTGAACCCAAAGCCACGGATCACATCAAGGAGATCGTGGACCTGACCCGGCGTCTGATGGAAAAAGGCTATGCCTATGAGTCCGGCGGGGATGTCCTTTTTTCCGTGGACCGCTTCGAGGGATACGGGAAACTCTCCGGGAGGAAGCTCGAAGACCTCCTGGCGGGCGCCCGGGTGGAAGTGGATGAGAAGAAGAAAAACCCTCTGGATTTCGTGCTCTGGAAGGCATCCAAGCCTGGGGAGCCCACATGGGAGAGCCCGTGGGGACCGGGGCGTCCGGGGTGGCATATTGAGTGCTCGGCCATGAATCTTGCCCTGCTGGGGGAGACCATCGACATCCACGGCGGCGGCAAAGACCTGATCTTCCCGCATCACGAGAATGAAATCGCCCAGAGCGAGGCGGCCACGGGGAGGCCTTTTGTCCATTACTGGCTCCACAACGGGTTTGTCAACATCAATCAGGAGAAGATGTCCAAGTCCTTGGGGAATTTCTTTACGATTAAAGAGGTGCTTGCACGGTTTACACCCGAAGCCGTTCGGTTTTTTCTTCTTTCCACACATTACCGGAGCCCCATTGATTTCTCGGACCAGAACCTCGAGGATGCGGAACGGGCCCGGCGCAGGGTCTATCATCTCCTCTATGAGGTGGAGAGGCGCATGGGAAGAGAGGCGAAGCCTATCGCATCGGATCAGGCCGAAGGGTATCCGTCAGTTGCCGCTCAGGTTCACAAGATGATTCCCCGTTTTGAAGAGGCCATGGATGATGATTTTAATACGGCCCGGGCCATAGGGAGCATTTTTGAGGCGGTTCGGACACTGAATGGATTCCTGAATGACATCGGCCTGGACAGGGATCAAGCGGTTGTATCGATCCTGAAAAGTTTTCAGGATCATATCAAAGTCATCGGATCCGTCCTGGGCCTCTTTCAGGAGAGGCCGGAACAGGTCCTGAAGGGGACGGAGGACCGGCCGGCCCAGGATCTCGAAGAGATCCGGAAGAAAATCGCCCTGAGATCTGAGGCAAGAAAGCGCAAGGACTGGGCCGAGGCCGACCGGATTCGTAAAGAGCTTGCCGATCAAGGCGTCATTTTGAAAGATCTCCCTGACGGGTCCATGGACTGGGAGTGGAATCGTTAG
- a CDS encoding 1-(5-phosphoribosyl)-5-amino-4-imidazole-carboxylate carboxylase, producing MDQEKLKKLLQEIQKGRTTIAQGMRRLRDLPYEGLGFAHIDHHRSLRQGAPEVIFCEGKTAGQVQAIVERMLSKEYDILATRAAPDLYRKIKRMDSRAVYHERSRAVVIQLKKKTPTRGKILILSAGTSDIPVAEEAAVTAEVLGSRVETLYDVGVSGIHRLFDQKEKILEARVLVVVAGMEGALASVVGGLVDKPVIAVPTSVGYGASFGGIAALLSMLNSCASGLATVNIDNGFGAGAMAHRINVLGEVNEDKG from the coding sequence ATGGATCAGGAAAAGTTGAAAAAGCTCCTCCAGGAAATCCAGAAGGGAAGGACGACCATAGCCCAGGGGATGCGGAGGCTCAGGGATCTCCCTTATGAGGGTCTGGGGTTTGCGCACATCGACCACCACCGCAGCCTCCGGCAGGGGGCCCCGGAGGTGATCTTCTGCGAGGGAAAGACCGCCGGGCAGGTTCAGGCCATCGTGGAGAGGATGCTTTCCAAGGAGTATGATATCCTGGCCACCCGGGCAGCCCCCGATCTCTACAGGAAGATCAAACGGATGGATTCCCGTGCGGTCTATCATGAGCGGTCGCGTGCCGTCGTCATCCAGTTGAAGAAGAAAACGCCGACCCGGGGAAAGATCCTGATCCTCTCGGCCGGGACCTCGGATATCCCCGTGGCCGAGGAGGCGGCGGTGACCGCTGAGGTTCTGGGGAGCCGGGTCGAGACCCTCTACGACGTGGGCGTCTCCGGGATCCACCGGCTCTTTGACCAGAAGGAGAAGATCCTGGAGGCCAGGGTCCTCGTGGTCGTGGCCGGGATGGAAGGGGCGCTGGCCAGCGTGGTGGGGGGGCTGGTGGACAAGCCCGTGATCGCCGTTCCCACGAGCGTGGGGTATGGCGCGAGCTTCGGCGGCATTGCAGCCTTGCTGTCGATGCTCAACTCCTGCGCCTCGGGCCTGGCCACCGTGAACATCGACAACGGCTTCGGCGCCGGCGCCATGGCCCACCGGATCAATGTCCTCGGGGAAGTGAATGAAGATAAAGGATGA
- a CDS encoding glycerol-3-phosphate dehydrogenase, with the protein MKERVAVIGAGAWGTVLANLLAKKGHPVSLWVFEEDLAEEIRETRINRVYLPDIPLSERILPSSSCEEVSRDCRIFLFVTPSHVIRRVAECFLPFIPEHSVVLSAAKGIENHTLMTVSEILPEILTHIPEGNFAYLSGPSFALEVARELPTAVTLACRNKEVALGMQSFFAASYFRVYITPDVMGVELGGAVKNVMAIAAGISDGIGFGYDARAALITRGLMEMSRLGTAMGASPMTFMGLAGMGDLVLTCTGDLSRNRSVGLRLGQGEPLKEILENEKTVAEGVRTTRSVHDLSKRHNVEMPITHQVYRILYQGASPKDAVHELMSRGPKEEQESPGGRQGVDWKS; encoded by the coding sequence ATGAAAGAGCGTGTTGCCGTGATCGGGGCCGGTGCATGGGGGACCGTACTTGCGAATCTTCTGGCTAAGAAAGGGCATCCGGTCTCCCTCTGGGTCTTTGAAGAAGACCTGGCCGAGGAGATCAGAGAGACGCGAATAAACCGGGTCTATCTTCCGGATATCCCTCTTTCAGAGAGGATCCTCCCATCCTCTTCCTGTGAGGAGGTATCCAGGGACTGCCGGATCTTCTTGTTCGTCACCCCGTCCCATGTCATACGCAGGGTCGCCGAATGCTTTCTTCCCTTCATACCGGAGCATTCGGTGGTGCTCAGCGCGGCCAAGGGGATTGAAAACCATACGCTCATGACCGTCTCCGAGATCCTCCCGGAAATCCTGACCCATATCCCTGAAGGGAATTTCGCCTATCTCTCCGGACCGAGTTTTGCCCTGGAGGTGGCCCGGGAACTCCCTACCGCGGTCACTCTCGCGTGCCGGAACAAAGAGGTGGCCCTGGGAATGCAGTCCTTTTTTGCCGCTTCCTATTTCCGCGTCTATATCACCCCGGATGTGATGGGTGTGGAACTGGGAGGGGCCGTCAAGAATGTCATGGCCATTGCCGCCGGCATCAGCGACGGCATCGGCTTCGGTTACGACGCCCGTGCGGCGCTCATTACCCGAGGGCTCATGGAGATGTCCCGCCTGGGCACGGCCATGGGGGCTTCTCCCATGACCTTTATGGGCCTCGCCGGAATGGGAGACCTGGTCCTGACCTGCACCGGGGATCTGAGCAGGAACCGGAGTGTCGGACTCAGACTCGGACAGGGGGAGCCCCTGAAGGAGATTCTTGAAAACGAAAAGACCGTAGCCGAAGGGGTCCGGACCACCCGGTCCGTGCATGACCTTTCAAAAAGGCACAACGTGGAGATGCCGATCACTCACCAGGTCTATCGGATCCTTTATCAAGGGGCGAGTCCCAAGGATGCCGTGCATGAGCTCATGAGCCGGGGTCCGAAGGAGGAGCAGGAGTCTCCCGGCGGCAGACAGGGGGTTGATTGGAAGTCATGA